A genomic region of Miscanthus floridulus cultivar M001 chromosome 3, ASM1932011v1, whole genome shotgun sequence contains the following coding sequences:
- the LOC136545057 gene encoding BTB/POZ domain-containing protein At3g50780-like — translation MAEFKIGRLDGQPPRIRNVPIAVTPEGFWCCPSQAALQKTAKSPNQQGRPRGGASPAPSKASSVQRASTISSEKRAQSTPTRSRTNSDEQVCPPADAVAAPDPPKVVPAPAPEKRPKQHKMLVGFGQLGTSDLKVVLHGKEGVAVKMIVHKNILAENSTFFADRISRQSPVACIEVPDCEDVEIYVETVGLMYCKDVKQRLIKQTVPRVLRILKVAESLGFRACIMSCLDYLEAVPWVGDEEENVVSSIRQLHDEDHRANPLLRRVTSDVLTNPPNDTLAHIIDLVLKSSEDRGRREMKSLVLKLFKENSNVCANGSSADSSCIMTLYSYFQNCLDSLLALSRQASDPEELVGEESSGSKEQTFRKIALEGDNLLWLAEILSDRNAADELTVIWASQAELAELHPKIPVMHRHLVSCVTARLLVAIGKGEALPSKETRRRLLDVWLQPLMDDYRWLQHGCRWFDRAVVEDGIGQAILTLPLEDQQAVLLAWLGRFLKARDGCPNLQRAFEVWWRRTFVRPYAELQPGSSSSRSGRH, via the exons ATGGCAGAGTTCAAGATTGGTAGGCTGGATGGCCAGCCACCAAGGATCAGAAATGTGCCCATTGCCGTCACCCCGGAAGGATTCTGGTGCTGTCCATCACAGGCCGCGCTTCAGAAGACAGCAAAGAGCCCAAACCAGCAGGGCAGACCTAGAGGGGGAGCATCCCCTGCACCATCAAAGGCGTCCTCGGTTCAGAGGGCATCAACCATTTCTTCAGAGAAGAGAGCACAGTCCACTCCTACTAGGTCTAGAACCAATTCAGATGAGCAAGTATGCCCTCCAGCAGATGCTGTTGCTGCCCCTGATCCACCGAAGGTAGTACCTGCACCGGCACCCGAGAAACGACCAAAGCAACATAAGATGTTGGTCGGATTTGGGCAGCTTGGCACGAGTGATCTGAAGGTTGTGCTGCATGGCAAGGAAGGGGTAGCTGTGAAGATGATTGTTCACAAGAACATCCTTGCTGAAAATAGTACCTTTTTTGCCGATAGAATCTCGAGGCAGTCTCCGGTGGCATGCATTGAGGTGCCAGATTGTGAGGATGTGGAGATTTATGTCGAGACTGTTGGGTTGATGTACTGCAAGGATGTCAAGCAGAGGCTTATCAAGCAAACTGTTCCACGAGTTCTGCGAATCTTGAAG GTCGCAGAATCACTAGGCTTccgtgcatgcatcatgtcatgCTTAGATTACCTGGAAGCGGTTCCTTGGGTCGGCGACGAGGAAGAAAACGTTGTGTCGTCCATCCGACAGCTGCACGATGAGGATCACAGAGCTAACCCCTTGCTAAGGAGAGTGACATCTGACGTCCTAACAAATCCGCCGAATGACACTCTTGCGCATATCATTGACCTGGTGCTGAAGAGCAGCGAGGACAGAGGCCGCCGCGAGATGAAATCTCTGGTCCTGAAGCTTTTCAAGGAGAACAGCAACGTCTGCGCCAATGGTTCTTCAGCAGACTCCTCCTGTATCATGACCTTGTACAGCTATTTCCAGAACTGCCTGGATTCCCTGCTGGCATTGTCTCGCCAAGCTTCCGATCCAGAAGAGCTCGTGGGTgaagaatcttcaggcagcaagGAACAGACGTTCAGAAAGATCGCTCTGGAAGGTGATAACCTCCTCTGGCTAGCCGAGATCCTATCAGACAGGAACGCAGCCGATGAACTGACGGTCATCTGGGCCAGCCAGGCGGAGCTGGCCGAGCTGCACCCCAAGATACCAGTGATGCACCGCCACCTCGTGAGCTGCGTGACGGCGAGGCTGCTGGTGGCGATCGGGAAAGGCGAGGCGCTGCCGTCCAAGGAGACGCGACGGAGGCTGCTCGACGTGTGGCTGCAGCCGTTGATGGACGACTACAGGTGGCTGCAGCATGGGTGCCGGTGGTTCGACCGCGCCGTGGTGGAGGACGGCATCGGGCAGGCCATCCTGACGCTGCCGCTGGAGGACCAGCAGGCCGTGCTGCTCGCGTGGCTCGGTCGGTTCCTCAAGGCCAGAGATGGGTGCCCCAACCTGCAGAGGGCGTTCGAGGTCTGGTGGAGGCGGACCTTCGTCAGGCCGTACGCTGAGCTGCAGCCCGGGAGCTCGTCGTCGCGGTCGGGGCGCCACTGA